The following coding sequences are from one Rutidosis leptorrhynchoides isolate AG116_Rl617_1_P2 chromosome 11, CSIRO_AGI_Rlap_v1, whole genome shotgun sequence window:
- the LOC139875097 gene encoding F-box/FBD/LRR-repeat protein At1g13570-like, with translation MILDSFQEVDQWMLSLSRDGVRELVIINKKRRYQLPCYFFRCLELRKLKLGNCIIKPSLEFQGFLYLKNLSLKNIEFGANLHGTIINIPQLKKLKLFECTNVYNFKIKSTKLFVLVVISCPDATLLQLLNSKSVGIVFLKPIQGVERVNLASLLSNMPCLCSLLINGYFLQFSIAENIPKWLPHPANSLELLTLYEFKFGDLFQLQGVLCILRNSPNLERLDFDNQDLENMHLDLDVKPALAYLEAFDCLHQTLNGLKTINIMDVERSRPLLLFIKLLLEHSPTLEKISIRPRETSDANEKFNFAKDVIRFPRASSKAELVYLDP, from the exons ATGATTCTTGATAGCTTTCAAGAAGTCGATCAGTGGATGTTATCCTTGTCAAGAGACGGTGTTAGAGAACTTGTCATTATTAATAAAAAACGACGTTATCAACTTCCATGTTATTTTTTTCGTTGTCTAGAATTAAGAAAGCTCAAACTTGGAAACTGTATCATTAAACCATCACTCGAGTTTCAAGGGTTTCTCTATCTCAAAAATCTCTCGCTCAAGAATATTGAATTTGGGGCTAACTTGCATGGAACTATCATCAACATACCACAACTTAAGAAGTTGAAACTGTTTGAATGCACCAATGTTTACAATTTCAAGATCAAGTCTACAAAGTTGTTTGTGTTAGTGGTCATAAGTTGCCCTGATGCAACTTTGCTTCAGTTATTGAATAGTAAATCGGTTGGTATAGTTTTCCTAAAACCCATTCAAGGAGTTGAAAGAGTTAATTTGGCTAGCTTGTTAAGTAATATGCCATGTCTTTGTAGTTTACTTATCAACGGGTATTTTCTCCAG TTTTCTATTGCAGAAAATATTCCCAAGTGGCTTCCACACCCTGCTAATAGTTTAGAGTTACTCACCTTATACGAATTCAAATTTGGTGATTTGTTTCAACTTCAAGGTGTTTTATGCATTCTTCGAAACTCGCCTAACTTAGAACGACTTGATTTCGATAATCAG GATCTTGAGAACATGCATTTGGATTTGGATGTGAAACCAGCATTAGCTTATTTGGAAGCGTTTGACTGTTTGCACCAAACATTGAATGGATTAAAAACTATAAATATAATGGATGTCGAAAGATCAAGACCTTTGTTGCTCTTTATAAAGCTTTTACTTGAGCATTCTCCCACTCTTGAAAAGATATCAATCCGACCCCGTGAAACTAGTGATGCGAATGAAAAATTCAACTTCGCTAAGGATGTTATACGGTTCCCACGAGCTTCCTCGAAAGCAGAACTTGTCTACTTGGATCCTTAA